The Ensifer adhaerens genome contains a region encoding:
- a CDS encoding RidA family protein — MEDFMCSTKKMTANFGVPWEKAYGYSQAVQVKGIIYVSGQLSHDKAGNLVAPAKLDPTGRPVDFSSMEEQMRQTYANAVAVLAEFGASLDDVVEETLYVLDVDAAFAAAGKVRKEMYRAEVPECASNLIGVSRLAFPEQLIEVTFRAVAPCGSLCGA; from the coding sequence ATGGAGGATTTCATGTGTTCCACGAAAAAGATGACCGCAAACTTCGGCGTGCCGTGGGAAAAAGCCTACGGCTATTCTCAGGCTGTGCAGGTCAAAGGCATCATCTACGTCTCCGGGCAACTAAGTCACGACAAGGCGGGCAACCTCGTCGCTCCTGCAAAGCTGGATCCGACGGGAAGGCCGGTCGATTTTTCAAGCATGGAAGAGCAGATGCGACAGACCTACGCCAATGCTGTCGCCGTGCTGGCCGAATTCGGCGCCTCGCTCGACGATGTGGTCGAAGAGACACTCTATGTGCTCGATGTCGACGCCGCATTTGCGGCTGCTGGCAAGGTCCGGAAGGAAATGTACAGAGCAGAGGTGCCGGAATGTGCGAGCAACCTGATCGGCGTTTCCCGGCTGGCGTTTCCAGAACAACTCATCGAGGTCACCTTCCGGGCGGTCGCGCCGTGCGGTTCGCTTTGTGGTGCCTAA
- a CDS encoding PAS domain-containing protein, giving the protein MTKAFDSPDKIRLETMQAARIIESVVGNAWAADPAGEIVWVSPAVLSRLALTLDAFSSQLDGGPLGWRRMIHPDDYERSIVLWRLCLETGQHFSIEHRTLRTSGAYGWSRTSAQPLLDGDDHVLGWYGAMIDIETSAATARFADVAYAAEAAIEELPNSLSGIHPDDRTAAAHAAARAFWTGVPQVTRHRQIQPDGKYRWTETRAEPGYRVSVDIDDLITDREPRMAVACDIAYANDLEPIRSAKAVESIFGNGWAFDARGRWIYLHPFAQSSLGVTPEQLNTSVDDGHTAWKQLLHPDDYERTAAVWNLCLETGDDFNVEFRFRRVSGSYVWARTAARAARDSQGRIVGWFGIALDIDVYKKTVELLRGRELELSQLVDMVPVHIRRLAPNGEPSFFNKRLLDFFGWKDLAQLQTSAGSRLVTAMEKLVHPDDSSRLLEAVRRSVTTGEPYAMKYRLRRSDGVYRWVDGRAAPLLDQGGAIVNWYAISIDIDDEMRAQNALRDRERELLQLVDIVPSLLWRLNREGEPTFFNKRLMCFLGLDAATSDQPDKGRLAAAFKGAVYPDDASGLEEALNRSVATGENFSKRCRLRRSDGVYRWVESSAEPLRDDDGQIVQWYGLSRDIDDQLRVEEALRERERSLWQLVETLPAMIDCASPSGEPVYRSQQLREFLGYNLEDLDGTGKSRLDGTLDAGVHPDDVAGVKEKYAHSLATGEPYARKHRLRRFDGEYRWVETRAAAMRNLEGTIIQWNVICLDIDGEVQAQDELRLAQERLSRASQSASLAELSASIAHEVNQPLAAIVANSNACHRWLMAEPPNLERAKITAERIIRDANSAAEVVSRIRALFKQRVEPQSNTNLVGVIAEAIHLITEEALRRRVRVDVDIERALPHVSVDAVHIQQVLVNLIRNGMDAMDATVSDRVVSVRVHRMGDLVATEVSDHGTGVESPERIFESFFTTKVNGMGMGLAICRSIIESHGGRLWAQNNEPNGATFTFTLPIEVEVAA; this is encoded by the coding sequence ATGACGAAGGCGTTCGACTCACCTGACAAAATCAGGTTGGAAACAATGCAAGCGGCGCGGATCATCGAAAGCGTGGTCGGCAACGCCTGGGCCGCGGATCCGGCTGGTGAAATCGTTTGGGTGAGCCCTGCGGTGCTGTCGCGGCTGGCTCTGACGCTCGATGCGTTCAGTTCACAGTTGGACGGAGGTCCCCTCGGCTGGAGGCGAATGATCCACCCGGACGACTACGAACGGTCGATAGTGCTCTGGCGCTTGTGCCTTGAGACCGGCCAGCACTTCAGCATCGAGCATCGAACTCTGCGCACAAGCGGCGCCTACGGTTGGAGCCGAACATCTGCTCAGCCCTTGCTCGATGGCGACGATCATGTCCTTGGCTGGTACGGCGCCATGATCGACATCGAAACTTCCGCCGCGACCGCGCGTTTTGCCGATGTAGCGTATGCCGCGGAGGCAGCCATAGAAGAATTGCCAAACTCTTTGAGCGGGATTCACCCCGACGACCGAACTGCGGCCGCCCATGCAGCCGCACGCGCATTCTGGACGGGTGTTCCGCAAGTGACCCGGCACAGGCAGATCCAGCCCGACGGCAAGTACCGGTGGACGGAGACCCGCGCCGAGCCCGGTTATCGCGTCAGCGTCGACATCGACGATTTGATAACGGATCGCGAGCCGCGCATGGCCGTGGCGTGCGATATCGCCTATGCCAACGATTTAGAGCCAATACGGTCTGCGAAAGCTGTCGAGAGCATATTCGGCAACGGTTGGGCATTCGATGCGCGCGGACGTTGGATCTATCTGCATCCATTTGCGCAGAGCTCGCTCGGCGTAACCCCGGAGCAACTGAACACCTCCGTTGACGATGGTCACACTGCCTGGAAGCAATTGCTGCATCCGGACGATTATGAGCGAACCGCAGCAGTATGGAATCTTTGCCTGGAAACGGGGGATGATTTCAATGTTGAGTTTCGCTTCCGCCGCGTATCTGGAAGTTATGTCTGGGCCAGAACTGCCGCACGGGCAGCCCGCGACAGCCAAGGGCGCATCGTGGGGTGGTTCGGCATCGCGCTCGACATTGATGTTTACAAGAAGACCGTGGAGCTGTTGCGTGGCCGGGAGCTGGAGCTTTCGCAGCTTGTCGACATGGTTCCGGTTCACATCAGGCGATTGGCGCCCAACGGTGAGCCCTCCTTCTTCAACAAACGCCTGCTTGATTTCTTTGGCTGGAAGGATCTCGCACAGTTGCAAACATCGGCTGGGAGCAGGCTGGTGACGGCCATGGAAAAGCTCGTCCATCCGGATGACTCTTCTCGTCTCTTGGAAGCGGTCCGCCGCTCCGTCACAACCGGCGAACCTTATGCCATGAAGTACCGTTTGCGCCGCTCGGACGGCGTGTACCGTTGGGTCGACGGTCGCGCGGCGCCGCTGCTTGACCAAGGCGGAGCCATCGTAAATTGGTATGCGATCTCGATCGACATCGATGACGAGATGCGCGCGCAGAACGCGTTGCGCGACCGCGAAAGGGAACTCCTACAGCTTGTCGACATCGTTCCCAGCCTGCTTTGGCGGCTGAACCGCGAGGGCGAGCCAACGTTTTTCAACAAGCGGCTGATGTGCTTTCTCGGCCTGGATGCGGCGACTTCCGATCAACCAGACAAGGGCCGCCTGGCGGCTGCCTTCAAGGGGGCCGTCTACCCCGATGATGCATCCGGCCTTGAGGAGGCACTGAACCGATCTGTTGCGACGGGCGAGAACTTCTCAAAAAGGTGTCGCCTGCGCCGGTCGGATGGCGTCTATCGCTGGGTTGAAAGCAGTGCCGAACCCTTGCGCGACGATGATGGACAGATCGTGCAATGGTACGGGCTATCACGTGATATCGACGATCAATTGCGCGTTGAGGAAGCGCTTCGCGAACGCGAGCGCTCGCTTTGGCAACTCGTGGAGACATTGCCGGCGATGATCGACTGCGCCTCTCCAAGCGGCGAACCGGTCTACCGCAGCCAGCAGCTGCGGGAGTTTCTCGGGTACAATCTCGAAGACTTGGACGGAACTGGAAAGTCCCGGTTGGACGGTACGCTAGATGCCGGGGTGCATCCCGACGATGTTGCGGGCGTGAAGGAGAAGTATGCGCATTCCCTGGCTACCGGGGAACCCTACGCTCGCAAGCACCGTCTACGGAGGTTCGACGGCGAGTATCGATGGGTTGAGACCAGAGCGGCTGCCATGCGCAATCTGGAGGGCACGATCATCCAATGGAACGTGATTTGCCTGGACATCGATGGCGAGGTTCAGGCGCAGGACGAATTGCGTCTTGCGCAAGAGAGGCTTTCCAGAGCCAGCCAGTCCGCGAGTCTGGCCGAGCTGTCTGCGTCAATCGCTCATGAGGTAAACCAACCATTGGCAGCGATCGTGGCCAACTCCAACGCCTGTCACCGTTGGTTGATGGCCGAACCACCCAATCTCGAGCGGGCAAAGATCACGGCCGAACGCATCATCCGTGACGCCAACTCTGCGGCAGAGGTCGTCAGTCGCATCCGCGCTCTGTTCAAACAGCGTGTCGAGCCGCAGAGCAATACCAATCTCGTGGGCGTGATCGCCGAAGCCATTCATCTCATCACAGAGGAGGCCCTGCGTCGTCGCGTCCGCGTAGACGTTGATATCGAGCGAGCCCTCCCGCACGTTTCCGTCGACGCGGTGCATATCCAACAGGTTCTGGTGAACCTCATTCGCAACGGCATGGACGCGATGGACGCCACTGTCAGCGACCGCGTCGTGAGCGTCCGGGTCCATCGCATGGGGGATCTGGTCGCGACGGAGGTCAGCGACCACGGCACCGGTGTCGAGTCTCCGGAACGAATCTTCGAATCCTTCTTTACGACGAAAGTGAACGGAATGGGTATGGGCCTGGCGATTTGTCGCTCGATCATCGAGTCGCACGGGGGGCGACTGTGGGCACAAAACAACGAACCAAACGGTGCAACCTTCACGTTTACTTTGCCGATTGAAGTGGAAGTTGCGGCATGA
- a CDS encoding Re/Si-specific NAD(P)(+) transhydrogenase subunit alpha, giving the protein MKIGAPREVTAGEARVALTPDSAVQLAKLGYGSIIETGAGVAAGFSDDAYRAAGVEVATSAEALWASADVIVKVRPPQPSEIAYLSADKTLISFFYPGQNGELLELARSKDANVIAMDMVPRISRAQKMDALSSMANIAGYRAVIEAGNNFGRFFTGQVTAAGKVPPAKVLVIGAGVAGLAAIGVATSLGAQTYAFDVRPEVAEQIESMGAEFVYLDFADGEGGAQQDGAATGGYAAPSSPEFREKQLAKFRELAPQIDIVITTALIPGRDAPKLWLADMVAAMKPGSVVVDLAAERGGNCDLTVADQRIVSDNGVIVIGYTDFPSRMAAQASTLYATNIRHMLTDLTPGKDGKLVHNMEDDVIRGATVTFDGAITYPPPPPKIAAIAAQKPKEKVKEPTPEEKRASEAAAFKAQTKSQLALLAVGTALLLIVGAFAPPAFMGHFVVFVLACFVGFQVIWNVSHSLHTPLMAVTNAVSGIVILGALLQIGSANWLVVLLAALSVLIATVNIVGGFLVTRRMLAMFQKS; this is encoded by the coding sequence ATTAAAATTGGTGCGCCGCGGGAGGTAACCGCAGGTGAGGCGCGCGTGGCACTGACACCTGACAGCGCGGTGCAGCTTGCCAAACTTGGTTATGGCAGCATCATCGAAACGGGCGCCGGCGTTGCGGCCGGTTTTTCCGATGACGCCTATCGGGCCGCGGGCGTTGAGGTGGCCACGTCAGCCGAGGCGCTCTGGGCCTCGGCTGACGTGATCGTCAAGGTGCGCCCACCGCAGCCGTCCGAGATTGCGTATTTGTCTGCGGACAAGACGCTGATCTCGTTCTTCTATCCCGGCCAGAACGGTGAGTTGCTGGAGCTTGCGCGGTCGAAGGACGCCAACGTCATCGCCATGGACATGGTGCCGCGCATCTCGCGCGCCCAGAAGATGGATGCGCTGTCGTCGATGGCCAACATCGCCGGCTACCGCGCGGTGATCGAGGCCGGCAACAACTTCGGCCGATTCTTCACCGGCCAGGTGACGGCTGCCGGCAAGGTGCCGCCGGCAAAGGTGCTGGTGATCGGTGCCGGCGTTGCCGGTCTTGCCGCGATCGGCGTTGCCACCTCGCTTGGTGCCCAGACCTATGCGTTCGACGTTCGCCCTGAGGTCGCCGAGCAGATCGAAAGCATGGGGGCCGAGTTCGTCTATCTCGATTTTGCCGATGGCGAGGGGGGCGCTCAGCAGGACGGTGCGGCAACCGGTGGCTATGCGGCCCCGTCCTCGCCAGAGTTCCGCGAGAAGCAGCTTGCCAAGTTCCGGGAGCTCGCACCTCAGATCGACATCGTCATCACCACGGCGCTGATCCCCGGCCGCGATGCGCCGAAACTCTGGCTTGCCGACATGGTGGCTGCGATGAAGCCGGGATCGGTGGTGGTCGACCTTGCCGCCGAACGCGGCGGCAACTGCGATCTCACCGTCGCCGATCAGCGCATCGTCTCCGACAATGGCGTGATCGTCATCGGTTACACGGACTTCCCGAGCCGCATGGCTGCGCAGGCCTCCACGCTCTATGCCACCAACATCCGGCATATGCTGACCGACCTGACGCCGGGCAAGGATGGCAAGCTCGTCCACAACATGGAGGACGACGTCATCCGTGGAGCGACCGTCACCTTCGACGGGGCGATCACCTATCCGCCGCCGCCGCCGAAGATCGCCGCGATCGCGGCGCAGAAACCAAAGGAGAAGGTGAAGGAGCCGACACCGGAGGAAAAGCGCGCTTCAGAGGCCGCAGCCTTCAAGGCCCAGACGAAGAGCCAGCTTGCACTGCTTGCCGTCGGTACGGCGCTGCTGCTCATCGTCGGCGCCTTTGCGCCACCAGCCTTCATGGGCCACTTCGTCGTCTTCGTGCTCGCCTGCTTCGTCGGCTTCCAGGTCATCTGGAACGTCTCGCATTCGCTGCACACGCCGCTGATGGCCGTCACCAATGCGGTCTCCGGCATCGTCATTCTCGGCGCGCTGCTGCAGATCGGGTCAGCCAACTGGCTGGTGGTGCTGCTTGCGGCACTCTCGGTGCTGATCGCCACGGTCAACATCGTCGGCGGCTTCCTCGTCACACGGCGCATGCTCGCCATGTTCCAGAAATCCTGA
- a CDS encoding response regulator, translated as MALPHRQVVAIVDDDPRLLESLEDLLESAGYSARRFSSGRSLLSAGLPGLDALITDIGMPGMDGFELRDIVKANQPNLPIFLMTGRHEIADQLSAQDRSSCFRKPFDAQVLLATLAAALCDREMEGRDEA; from the coding sequence ATGGCTTTGCCGCATCGGCAGGTCGTCGCAATTGTTGACGACGATCCGAGATTGCTGGAGTCGCTCGAGGATCTGTTGGAGTCCGCCGGTTATTCGGCTCGCAGATTCTCGTCGGGCCGTTCGCTTCTTTCCGCCGGGCTACCGGGTTTGGATGCGCTCATTACGGATATCGGCATGCCGGGAATGGATGGGTTCGAACTCAGAGATATCGTAAAGGCGAACCAACCGAATCTGCCCATTTTCTTGATGACCGGACGCCACGAAATCGCCGATCAGCTGAGTGCGCAGGACCGGAGTTCTTGCTTCAGAAAACCCTTCGACGCGCAGGTCCTGCTTGCCACGCTTGCCGCCGCCTTGTGTGACCGTGAAATGGAGGGGCGCGATGAAGCTTGA
- a CDS encoding alpha/beta fold hydrolase, with amino-acid sequence MTAEQSGHGYVTTGDGTRIFYKDWGPSDAQPIVFHHGWPLSGDDWDNQMLFFLGKGYRVIAHDRRGHGRSEQVSGGHDMDHYASDVASLVRHLGLRNAIHIGHSTGGGEATRYVARHGEGRVAKLVLIGAVPPLMLKTPTNPEGLPIEALDGYREALAANRAQLYHDIANGPFYGFNRPGATPSATVSHNWWRQGMMGAANAHYLGVKAFSETDFTEDLKMIDVPALVLHGDDDQVVPLAISAPRSAQLLKNSTLKIYKGFPHGMATTHADVINQDILSFITE; translated from the coding sequence ATGACAGCCGAGCAATCCGGTCACGGATACGTAACGACAGGAGATGGGACCAGGATTTTTTACAAGGATTGGGGGCCAAGCGACGCGCAGCCGATCGTGTTTCATCACGGGTGGCCGTTGAGCGGGGATGACTGGGACAACCAGATGCTTTTCTTCCTCGGTAAAGGCTATCGCGTGATTGCCCATGACCGTCGTGGGCACGGGAGATCAGAGCAGGTGAGCGGTGGCCATGACATGGATCACTACGCTTCCGACGTAGCCTCCCTCGTCAGGCATCTCGGTTTGCGCAACGCAATCCATATCGGGCATTCGACGGGCGGTGGCGAAGCGACCCGGTACGTCGCTCGTCATGGCGAGGGGCGTGTGGCCAAGCTCGTCCTGATCGGCGCTGTGCCACCGCTTATGCTGAAGACGCCGACCAACCCCGAGGGGCTTCCGATCGAGGCGCTTGACGGCTACCGCGAGGCGCTCGCAGCCAACAGGGCGCAACTCTATCACGACATCGCCAACGGCCCCTTCTACGGCTTCAATCGCCCTGGCGCCACGCCATCTGCGACCGTCAGCCACAATTGGTGGCGACAGGGGATGATGGGAGCCGCCAATGCCCACTACCTGGGCGTCAAGGCCTTCTCGGAGACCGACTTCACCGAGGATCTCAAGATGATTGACGTGCCGGCACTGGTACTGCACGGCGATGACGACCAGGTGGTTCCGTTGGCGATTTCCGCCCCCCGCTCCGCCCAACTTCTGAAGAACTCTACCCTGAAGATCTACAAGGGGTTCCCTCACGGTATGGCGACGACACACGCTGACGTCATCAATCAGGACATACTCAGCTTTATCACCGAATAG
- a CDS encoding L-idonate 5-dehydrogenase has translation MKAVVIHAAKDLRIEDCELEALGAGQVEVQIEAGGICGSDLHYYNHGGFGTVRLREPMILGHEVAGTVKALGSGVSTLAVGDRVAVSPSRPCGACDYCQRGQQNHCLNMRFYGSAMPMPHIQGAFRQRLVAEAWQCHKIADGVSSNEAAMAEPFAVTLHAVSRAGSLLGKRVLVTGCGPIGALAIIAARVHGAREIVATDVMDGVLDKALSIGADRVINVANNPDRLAAYSANKGYFDVQFEASGNAQAVRSGLDVLKPRSVLVQLGLGGDVAIPQNLVVAKEIEMRGTFRFHEEFGLAVDLINAGRVDLTSLLTGIFPLEDAVRAFETAGDRNRSMKVQLAF, from the coding sequence ATGAAAGCCGTTGTTATTCACGCCGCCAAGGATTTGCGGATCGAGGATTGTGAGCTCGAAGCCTTGGGGGCGGGCCAGGTCGAGGTCCAGATCGAGGCCGGCGGTATCTGCGGATCGGATCTTCACTACTACAATCATGGCGGCTTCGGTACGGTGCGCTTGCGCGAGCCGATGATCCTCGGCCACGAGGTTGCCGGCACGGTGAAGGCGCTCGGTTCAGGGGTCTCGACTTTGGCCGTCGGCGACCGGGTGGCGGTGTCGCCGAGCCGCCCCTGCGGGGCTTGCGACTATTGCCAGCGCGGCCAGCAGAACCATTGCCTGAACATGCGCTTCTACGGCAGCGCCATGCCGATGCCTCATATCCAGGGGGCGTTCCGGCAGCGCCTGGTCGCCGAGGCGTGGCAGTGCCACAAGATCGCTGACGGCGTCTCGAGCAACGAGGCGGCAATGGCCGAACCCTTTGCGGTGACGCTTCACGCCGTTTCGCGCGCCGGCTCTCTGCTCGGCAAGCGGGTTCTGGTCACCGGCTGCGGGCCGATCGGGGCACTGGCGATCATCGCCGCGCGTGTTCACGGCGCGCGCGAGATCGTCGCGACCGACGTCATGGACGGTGTGCTCGACAAGGCGCTATCGATCGGTGCGGACCGGGTGATCAATGTCGCCAACAATCCCGATCGCCTCGCAGCCTATTCGGCAAATAAGGGCTATTTCGACGTTCAGTTCGAGGCCTCGGGCAATGCGCAGGCGGTGCGCTCTGGCCTCGACGTCCTCAAACCGAGATCGGTGCTCGTCCAACTCGGACTTGGCGGCGATGTCGCCATCCCGCAGAACCTGGTGGTGGCGAAGGAGATCGAGATGCGCGGGACGTTCCGGTTCCACGAGGAGTTTGGCCTTGCCGTCGATCTCATCAATGCCGGCCGGGTGGACCTGACCTCGCTCCTGACCGGGATCTTCCCGCTGGAAGACGCGGTGCGCGCCTTCGAGACCGCCGGCGACCGCAATCGTTCGATGAAGGTGCAACTTGCCTTCTAG
- a CDS encoding NAD(P)(+) transhydrogenase (Re/Si-specific) subunit beta, translating into MMIGIVSAAYIAAAVLFILSLGGLSGQESAKRAVWYGIVGMALAIIATVFGPEVGNWLVIVLMIAGGAVLGHFVASRVQMTEMPQLVAALHSFVGLAAVFIGFNAHIEAADVAGLDAAARSALTGFAAILAHKEPVELSIMKVEVFLGVFIGAVTFTGSVIAFGKLAGKVDGKAKKLPGGHLLNAAAALLSLVLLVLYVNGAGTWTLLVMTLAAFFIGYHLIMGIGGADMPVVVSMLNSYSGWAAAAIGFTLGNDLLIVTGALVGSSGAILSYIMCKAMNRSFISVILGGFGATSGPQMEITGEQIAIDADGVAAALNDADSVIIVPGYGMAVAQAQQSVSELTRKLRAAGKNVRFAIHPVAGRLPGHMNVLLAEAKVPYDIVLEMDEINEDFHETDVVIVIGSNDIVNPAAQEDPNSPISGMPVLEVWKAKQVFVSKRGQGTGYSGIENPLFYKDNTRMFYGDAKKSIDQLLPALA; encoded by the coding sequence ATGATGATCGGTATCGTATCGGCCGCCTATATCGCGGCAGCCGTTCTCTTCATCCTCTCGCTCGGCGGGCTCTCGGGCCAGGAAAGCGCCAAGCGCGCCGTTTGGTACGGCATTGTCGGCATGGCGCTCGCCATCATCGCCACGGTCTTTGGACCAGAGGTCGGCAACTGGCTCGTCATCGTCCTGATGATTGCGGGTGGCGCCGTGCTCGGTCATTTCGTCGCCTCCCGCGTCCAGATGACCGAGATGCCGCAGTTGGTTGCGGCACTCCATTCCTTCGTCGGTCTTGCCGCCGTGTTCATCGGCTTCAACGCCCACATCGAAGCGGCTGACGTTGCCGGACTCGACGCGGCGGCCCGCTCCGCACTGACCGGCTTTGCCGCGATCCTTGCGCACAAGGAACCGGTCGAACTGTCGATCATGAAGGTCGAGGTGTTCCTCGGCGTCTTCATCGGCGCCGTCACCTTCACCGGCTCCGTCATCGCCTTCGGCAAGCTTGCCGGCAAGGTCGACGGCAAGGCGAAGAAGCTGCCGGGCGGTCATCTGCTCAACGCTGCTGCAGCACTGCTCTCGCTCGTGCTCCTGGTGCTCTACGTCAATGGTGCCGGCACCTGGACACTGCTCGTCATGACGCTCGCCGCCTTCTTCATCGGCTATCACCTGATCATGGGCATCGGCGGCGCCGACATGCCGGTGGTCGTGTCGATGCTGAACTCCTATTCCGGCTGGGCGGCTGCCGCCATCGGCTTCACGCTCGGCAACGACCTGTTGATCGTCACCGGCGCGCTCGTCGGCTCCTCGGGCGCGATCCTCTCCTATATCATGTGCAAGGCGATGAATCGCTCCTTCATCTCGGTCATCCTCGGCGGCTTTGGCGCGACGAGTGGGCCGCAGATGGAAATCACCGGCGAGCAGATCGCCATTGATGCCGATGGCGTGGCCGCAGCCCTCAATGACGCGGACTCGGTGATCATCGTGCCGGGCTACGGCATGGCGGTGGCGCAGGCGCAGCAGTCGGTCTCCGAACTGACCCGCAAGCTGCGGGCGGCCGGCAAGAACGTGCGCTTCGCCATTCATCCGGTTGCCGGGCGTCTGCCGGGCCACATGAACGTGCTTCTGGCCGAGGCGAAGGTTCCCTACGACATCGTGCTCGAGATGGACGAGATCAACGAAGACTTCCACGAAACCGATGTCGTCATCGTCATCGGCTCCAACGACATCGTCAATCCGGCCGCCCAGGAAGACCCGAACTCGCCGATATCAGGCATGCCGGTGCTAGAAGTCTGGAAGGCCAAGCAGGTGTTCGTCTCCAAGCGTGGTCAGGGCACCGGTTACTCCGGCATTGAGAACCCGCTGTTCTACAAGGACAACACCCGCATGTTCTACGGTGACGCAAAGAAGAGCATCGACCAGTTGCTGCCGGCGTTGGCGTGA
- a CDS encoding response regulator transcription factor, producing the protein MPEFSKPIEATANLDVVHIIDDDERVRSSLLELFDSSGIRAEAFVDTADFDHRGDPQAAGCLLLDVKLPGMSGIEYQRKLSDAGFDLPIVFMTGDGDVPTSVTAMKAGAIDFLLKPFEVDELLSAVTTAIEEGKKQREMAARRRHARECAASLTPRERQVMKLVTDGLMNKQAAYELGISEIMVKLHRASAMRKMQARSFSDLVRKSELLQ; encoded by the coding sequence ATGCCTGAGTTTTCAAAACCCATTGAGGCAACGGCCAACCTGGATGTGGTCCACATCATCGACGACGATGAACGCGTTCGTTCATCTTTGCTTGAACTCTTCGATTCCTCAGGAATTCGCGCCGAAGCGTTCGTCGACACTGCCGACTTCGATCATAGGGGCGATCCACAGGCGGCAGGGTGTCTGTTGCTCGATGTGAAGCTACCCGGCATGAGCGGTATCGAGTATCAAAGAAAGCTGTCCGATGCGGGCTTCGACCTTCCTATCGTCTTTATGACAGGCGATGGAGACGTCCCGACAAGCGTCACCGCCATGAAGGCGGGAGCCATCGATTTTCTCTTGAAGCCTTTCGAAGTGGATGAACTGCTTAGCGCAGTGACGACCGCTATCGAAGAAGGAAAAAAACAGCGCGAGATGGCTGCAAGGAGAAGGCATGCCCGCGAGTGCGCCGCAAGCCTTACCCCTCGTGAACGGCAGGTCATGAAGCTCGTCACGGATGGTCTCATGAACAAGCAAGCCGCATACGAACTGGGGATCAGCGAAATCATGGTCAAGCTTCATCGCGCGAGCGCGATGAGAAAGATGCAAGCCCGTTCCTTCAGCGACCTTGTAAGGAAGTCCGAACTGCTTCAGTGA
- a CDS encoding sulfite oxidase yields MPLFIVHHQHSPGTFPAHDPVKGVKLLNHLSRPSAARHGVLIKAEAVAQGSHSLLLIAEAADESILEAYLAPLREAGQVEVTLATSWAAVVSGGCDASPMDDSTALLDPADACQDAIEAGLLIHRVHPLNGETSVPDLAGGAVMPNGRFYLRNHFDIPSLDRDAYRLSVAGLVERPLSLCMRELHNLHAESLVVTLECAGNGRSLFEPTVSGEAWGLGAVSTAEWTGVPLMEVLERAGLQPGATEFTFRGADSGLVDGHGTPVRFERGLSLDQIREAGALLAYEMNGEPLSSPHGYPLRLIVPGWYAVASVKWLTEIVVTDQPCKAHYQTEKYWFHWVRNGQDERAPVELMNVRALISSPDEGECLPLGEIAIRGVAWSGAGCISRVDVSLDGGPWREARLVGERRPSSWQWWELITRLEHTGPLTVRARATDTAGRTQPERAEWNRLGYGNNSIHSVAARVI; encoded by the coding sequence ATGCCCTTGTTTATTGTGCACCATCAGCACTCGCCCGGCACTTTTCCAGCGCACGATCCGGTCAAGGGGGTGAAGCTGCTGAACCATTTGAGCCGGCCGAGCGCCGCTCGCCACGGTGTGCTGATCAAGGCGGAGGCAGTCGCGCAGGGCTCACATTCATTGCTCTTGATTGCGGAAGCGGCGGACGAGAGCATTCTAGAAGCGTATTTGGCGCCACTCCGCGAAGCCGGTCAGGTCGAAGTGACCTTGGCGACGTCGTGGGCAGCCGTGGTTTCCGGCGGCTGCGATGCCAGCCCGATGGACGATTCTACCGCGTTGCTCGACCCCGCAGACGCATGCCAGGACGCCATCGAGGCTGGGCTTCTCATTCACCGCGTCCATCCGCTGAACGGTGAGACCTCGGTGCCGGACCTTGCAGGCGGGGCGGTGATGCCAAACGGTCGGTTCTACCTGCGCAACCACTTCGATATCCCGAGCCTCGACCGCGACGCCTACAGGCTTTCGGTCGCCGGTCTGGTCGAAAGGCCTCTGAGCCTGTGCATGAGGGAGCTTCACAACCTTCATGCCGAAAGCCTCGTGGTGACGCTGGAATGCGCTGGTAACGGCCGCAGCCTGTTCGAACCGACCGTGTCTGGCGAAGCCTGGGGACTGGGCGCCGTCAGCACGGCGGAATGGACTGGCGTTCCCTTGATGGAAGTGCTTGAGCGTGCGGGCCTGCAACCTGGGGCGACGGAATTCACGTTTCGCGGTGCGGATAGCGGGCTCGTGGATGGGCACGGCACGCCGGTCCGTTTCGAACGTGGCCTCAGCCTGGACCAGATACGTGAAGCGGGCGCACTTCTTGCCTACGAGATGAACGGCGAGCCGCTGTCATCGCCCCACGGTTATCCGTTGAGGCTGATCGTGCCCGGTTGGTATGCGGTGGCCTCCGTCAAGTGGTTGACCGAGATCGTCGTTACCGACCAGCCCTGCAAGGCCCACTATCAAACGGAGAAGTACTGGTTTCACTGGGTCCGGAATGGGCAAGACGAGCGCGCGCCGGTGGAGCTTATGAACGTGCGAGCGCTGATATCTTCGCCAGATGAGGGCGAGTGCCTGCCGCTTGGCGAGATCGCAATCCGTGGCGTCGCGTGGTCGGGGGCCGGGTGCATTTCCAGGGTCGATGTAAGCCTCGACGGCGGCCCGTGGCGCGAGGCGCGGCTCGTTGGTGAGCGGCGGCCCTCTTCCTGGCAATGGTGGGAGCTGATCACGCGACTTGAGCACACGGGGCCGCTCACAGTGCGGGCGCGCGCCACAGACACGGCGGGCCGGACACAGCCTGAGCGCGCCGAGTGGAACCGCCTGGGCTACGGCAACAACTCGATCCACTCGGTAGCGGCGCGCGTAATCTGA